In the genome of Marinomonas algicola, the window TATCGTCTGATAATGAGGCTAAGCGATTCATAGTATTTACGTTAACCTTTAATTGATAAACCAACTTTACGAGCGAGTTCTGCCGTTCTGTTGGCGTATCCCCACTCGTTGTCATACCAGGTATACAGTTTCACTTGAGTTCCGTTGATAACCATTGTTGACAGCGCATCGATTACGCTTGAGCGTGAGTCTGTTTTATAATCAATGGATACCAGTGGCTTTTCTTCGTAACCAATAATGCCTTTTAATGAGCCTTCAGCCGCTTCTTTCATCCAAGTGTTAATTTCAGCTTCAGTCGTTGGACGCTCAACTTCAAATACACAATCAGTAAGAGATGCATTCGCCAATGGTACACGCACCGCATGACCGTTCAGCTTGCCTTTTAACTCAGGGAAAATGTGCGTAATAGCCGTTGCTGAGCCTGTTGTGGTTGGGATTAAACTCATACCACAAGCACGCGCCCGACGTAGATCTTTGTGTGGCGCATCCAAAATGGTTTGGGTATTGGTAATATCATGGATAGTCGTCATTGAACCATGCTTAATGCCAATTTTATCCTGTAACACTTTAACTACTGGAGCTAAGCAGTTTGTTGTACAAGAAGCGGCTGTTACGATTGAATGCTGGTCAACGTCATAAAGGTGGTCATTAACGCCCATGACGACATTGAGCACACCTTCTTCTTTTACTGGTGCTGTGACCACCACTTTTTTAACGCCTTGATCTAAGTAAGCTTGCAATAACTCAACCTTTTTCATCTTACCTGATGCTTCGATAACCACATCACAGTTAGACCAATCAGTTTCACTAATTGCTTTATTCTGAGTAACACAAATAGCGTGATTATTAATGATGATATCCGAATCATGATGGGAAACATCATGTGGCCAAATGCCATGCACTGAATCGTACTTTAATAAATGCGCAAGCGTCTCAGCGTTGCCTGCAGGGTCATTAATTTGTACAAACTCAATACCTTGCCAGCCAAAAGCGGCGCGTAATGTTAAGCGACCCATACGACCAAAACCGTTGATGCCAATTTTTATAGACATTATTTAGCTCCTATTGTGTGAAATTTACTGAAAGATGAACGTTGTACTGGGTGAAAAAGTGTCTTTGGACGAAGCTAGCGCCGTTATCCAGTGTTAATTTGTCATAGGGGTGAGTTTGCATAAAAACCTCTAATAATTATTCGTTAAACCAATGTTTTGTTCTGTTTACTATAGCGACAAGAGACAGCATAACGGGTACTTCAACGAGTACTCCAACGACCGTCGCCAAGGCCGCGCCTGAGTGCAAACCAAACAGGGAAATGGCAACGGCTACCGCCAACTCAAAGAAATTGGATGTGCCAATTAAACACGCTGGTGCCGCTATGTTGTGTTTAAGCTTGATCTTTATGGCAATAAAATAGGTAATAATAAAAATGCCATAGGTTTGAAGAATCAATGGAATGGCTATTAAGACTATGTTGAAAGGTTGCTCAATAATGGTATTGGCCTGAAAACCAAACAACAGCATTACTGTTGCCAACAAACCAATGATTGAAAATGGTTTTATTTTCACTAATAAATCAGTAATAACAGCTTCATTACGACCTGAATGATTTAAGTATCTTCTTGTTAAGACGCCTGCTATTAGTGGTAGCAATACGTACAAGATGACAGAGATAAACAAGGTTCCCCAGGGAACACTAATATCATTGACCCCAAGCAATAAACCTGTGATCGGCGCAAAGGCAAAGATCATGATGATGTCGTTAACCGATACTTGGACTAAGGTGTAGTTTGCATCTCCTTTGGTTAACTGTGACCAGACAAATACCATCGCCGTACAAGGTGCGACCCCTAATAAAATCATACCTGCGATATATTCTTGGGCCGTTTCAGGTGAAACGAAATCGGCAAACAACCCTTCAAAGAACAACCAACCTAAAGCGGCCATAGAAAACGGTTTGATAAGCCAGTTGATCATTAAGGTTAACACCAGGCCTTTTGGGTTTTTACCGACTTCTTTTATCGTTGAAAAATCCACTTGAACCATCATAGGGTAAATCATTACCCAGATGAAAACGGCAACGATGACGTTGACATGAGCGACTTCAAGCTTTGCTATAATGGCAAAGAGCGGGGGATAAACAACGCCTATTGCCATACCCGCAGCGATTGATATTGCAACCCATAATGATAAATAACGTTCAAAAATTCCCATTGGTAATCTCCTTAATTACAGCAACTTGCCACACGAGTCGGGCGATCTCCCATCGCATTTAACCTAGCCAGTTCTTGTTCGATGAAAGCGGGATCATTTACGACCGTTGAAGTAATAACCTTCTTCATCCACTCAGACAGTGTTGGGTTAATTGAGTAAAATACCCATTGCTGATGTTTTCTATCAGATAAAATGCCGTTTTTTCTAAGCTGTGCTAAATGACGAGAAACTTTAGGCTGACTCTCTTCATTTAATGCTGCCATTAGCTCACAGACACAGGCTTCTTTTTCTACGGCAATAATGAGTAGCGTTTTTAAGCGTATATCGTCTGCCAGTGCTTTGTAGAAAGTGGTCGGTGTGATTGGTTCTGGTTTTTGCTTTTCTTGTATCAGCAAAAACATTTTTATCCGCTCATTTATCTCTTGTAGCGTTTTTTCAAACGGATTGCTCTCTTTACGGGAGCGAGGCTCAGGAATGTCCCAAGCCATGCCATTATTTGCATGTATTTTGTTGTCGCACTCTGTAGCCGCTTTATCACATAATGTGATGACAAAATCGAAATGAATTCTGGCGACTTCATCAAGGTGTTTTGAGTGTAAATTATCAGTAGACAAACCAAAGTGCTCAATAGCCGAAAGCGCGCGGGTATCAACGCTATGTGGCTCGGTGCCAGCACTAAAGACGTCGAATTCGCCTTTTCCATGATGCTTTAATAGTGCTTCGGCCATAATGGATCTTGCCGAGTTTTCAGAACATAAGAAGAGAACTTTCATGAATTAATCCATAATAAATTTATTATATAATAAATTTGTTATGGGTTTTTTGCAAATGCTTTATGTACATCTCGGTCGTCAGGCATACGAACGGTTTGCCAGTTAACTGGTCAGTCAGTTATCCGCTATAGAGAGCGCTTTAGTTTCTTCTCTCTATAGAATTTCTGGAACGGATAATGAGAACTTTTTTGTTCGCTTGAGGGTAGAGACTCAATGGATAGCTTGCTGTAGCCCTATCACTGCAATCGAGTGGCCACTCAACATTAATCGAAAAGATAAGCGGTTTTACTCTATTGAAAACTCATGATGTTTGTCGTTGGGAATGTCTTCCCAACGTTAGGTTAAGCTTTTTGTTTTTGATCACGAGAATCAAGGAAGCCAGAGATTCTTGTCAGAATGAGAGCGAATCCAACGATTAATGCACCTACCCAAGACGTATCCATTAATTCCATATCTTCAACAATGGCCCCGCCAACAATTGAACCAAAAGCAATACCAACATTGAAAGCGGCAATGTTGAGTCCTGAAGCGACATCTACGGCATTAGGGGTGTACTTTTCGGCTAACTGAACAACGTAAACCTGTAAACCAGGAACATTTCCAAAAGCGAACGCTCCCCAAACAAGTACAGTAAGGACCGCCCCGATTTGATTACCTGCCGTAAAGGTAAAAACAAGTAGTACTAACGCCAGTACAGTGAAAATGATTTGTAACGCTTTTACCGGTCCAATTTTGTCTGCAAGCTTGCCGCCCCAGATATTACCAACAGCAACAGATACCCCATAGACCAGCATAATCAGCCCAATAGAGCTTGGGGCAAATCCAGATACGTTTTCCAGTATTGGCGCTAGGTAAGTAAAGGCTACAAAGGTGCCCCCATAACCAACCGCTGTCATTGCGTATACCAGAAGTAGTCGTGGCTGAGTCAGGACTTTTAATTGTTCAGATACTTTTGTGGGGGACGCTTTTTTTAAATTTGAAGGCACCAAAATGGCACTTCCAATTAAAGCGATTAAACCAAGAATAGATACAATTAAAAATGTTGCTCTCCAGCCTAATTCTTGTCCAATCCAGGTTCCTAACGGAACGCCAGTGACAAGAGCAACCGTTAAACCAGTGAACATAATAGCAATAGCACTCGCTTCTTTGTCCTTTGAAACTAGGCTTGTAGCAATGGTTGAGCCTATCGAAAAGAAAACCCCATGGGCTAATCCTGTTAGTATTCTAGCGAATACTAGGGTTTCATAGCTTGGGGCCTTCCAAGCGATGAGATTACCAAAGACGAAGAGTCCCATTAATGTTAAAAGGACGGATTTTCGGTTCCAACGACCCGTTAACGCTGTAAGTACCGGCGCGCCAATGGCGACCCCAAGTGCATACAGGCTTACCAGCAGGCCTGCTGAGGGCAATGAGACAGCTAAATCTGAAGCCATGGTTGGGAGTAATCCCACAATGACAAACTCTGTTGTTCCAATAGCAAAGGCGCTGAGCGTCAATGCGAGAAGTGCTAACGGCATATCCTATATTCTCTTTTTTTAGGTTAGAAAAACACAGCCACACATACCTTCATTGAAGTATTGCGTCGCAACTTGAGAGATATTCTGCGTTAAATAATAATTGTTAAAAACAGTAGATTTCACAAATGATATTTGTTAAAAATGAAACAATATGGTTGTGTACTAGTATGTAAGAGATTCGTTATGAGAACAAAATCGGATGATTTAGAGATTCTACTTTCGGTAGTGGATACAGGCGGATTTACAGCCGCAGCCGAATTCCTTGACATACAGGTGGCTCGAGTATCCAGAGCGGTAAGTAAGGTGGAAAGTCAGTTGGGGGTGACGATATTAAATAGAACCACAAGGCGTATCGAGTTAACGGATGAGGGACGTCAGTTTATCGATTCTGTGAGAGTAGGCTTGATGCATTTGCAACAAGCAGAAGAGGACATTATCTCTCGTGGGGAGTTACCTAAAGGACGGCTACGAGTCGACGCGGCTAGCCCGTTTGTATTTCATCAATTAGTTCCTTTGGTGCAGTTATTTAATCAAACTTTTCCTGATATCGAGTTGGAATTAACCTCAAATGAGGGTTTTGTCGATCTACTTGAAAAAAAAACCGATATCGCCATTCGCATCGGTGCATTAAGTGACTCAACGCTACATGCTAGACCTCTAGGAAGAAGTTTACTTTACATTGTTGCGTCACCTGACTATTTAGCGAAACGTGGCTTCCCTAGTAAAAGCAGTGATTTAGTTCATCATGAGACGATCGGTTTTTCAACACCGAAAACGCTCAATGACTGGCCTCTTAAAGGGTTTGTACGGCTGACACCAACTTTACTTTCAAGTAACGGTGAAACGATCAGACAACTTGCGTTAATGGGGAATGGAATAGCTTGTCTATCAGGGTTTATGGTGAAGAACGACATTGCGGAAGGGCGGTTAATCCCTCTACTAGAAAATGAAAGAATGGGTAACTCAGACAGAGAGCAAATTAACGCGGTATATTATAAAACGTCGTCTCTTGCCAAAAGAATTACGGCTTTTATCGACTTTATTCACCCTAAATTGGAATTGTAGTTTTCTCAATATTAGTTAGATCAGTGACTCGTTTAGACTATTTTTGTCCTATTACTAAAAGGAAATTTTTTAAATCTAGAGGTTATCCCTCTCCCTCAGTAAACGTGTTTACTGTACTCAAATAGCGAATTAATTAGAGAGCCTATTGAGGCTCTCTCTAGAGAGTAAGTGAGCAAAAGGGTTTATAGCGTCACTACAACTTTCCCCATTCCTTGGCCACTTGCTAGACGATCATGTGCTTTGCCAATTTCTTCTAAATTAAAATGCTCTTCATCTACAACAGGAACGAGTTTGCCTGCGTCCACGATGTCAGCAAGTTTTGCTAATATTTCACCATGTTGTTCACGCTTATGGTTGTGCAACATAGGTATGAGCATAAAAACAACGTGTAAAGACAAGCCTTTGAAGTGAGCGGTAGTTAAGTCTATTTCGGCCATAGATACGGTTGTTGCTACTTGACCATTAAGTGCGGCTGCATCAAATGACTTAATTAGATTTGCACCGCCAATTGAATCATAAACAACGTCAAATCCAGCACCTTGAGTATGTTTGCTCACATAGTCAGACACTGTCTCAGTTTTATAATTGATGGCTGTTGCACCAAGGCTTTCAATTAATTTTGCTTGTTTTTCACCGCCGCCAGTCGCATAAACATTGGCGCCGAAATAGTTGGCAAGTTGTAATGCTATGTGGCCAACGCCACCCGCACCGCCATGAACCAATACATTTTGATCTTGGCTAATACCAGCCCGAACTAAGCCTTCATAGGCTGTGATACCTACTAAGGGTATGGCGGCGGCTTCGCGCATCGAAAGGCTTTTGGGTTTATGAGCAACTAACTTTGCATCTGCAAGTATATATTCTGCTAACGCACCTTGTAAGTCGGCTAAACCACCAGCGCAACCGTACACTTCGTCACCTACGGCAAAGCCGGTTACATTTTCTCCAACAGCTTCAATAGTACCAGCA includes:
- a CDS encoding MFS transporter; protein product: MPLALLALTLSAFAIGTTEFVIVGLLPTMASDLAVSLPSAGLLVSLYALGVAIGAPVLTALTGRWNRKSVLLTLMGLFVFGNLIAWKAPSYETLVFARILTGLAHGVFFSIGSTIATSLVSKDKEASAIAIMFTGLTVALVTGVPLGTWIGQELGWRATFLIVSILGLIALIGSAILVPSNLKKASPTKVSEQLKVLTQPRLLLVYAMTAVGYGGTFVAFTYLAPILENVSGFAPSSIGLIMLVYGVSVAVGNIWGGKLADKIGPVKALQIIFTVLALVLLVFTFTAGNQIGAVLTVLVWGAFAFGNVPGLQVYVVQLAEKYTPNAVDVASGLNIAAFNVGIAFGSIVGGAIVEDMELMDTSWVGALIVGFALILTRISGFLDSRDQKQKA
- a CDS encoding LysR family transcriptional regulator, which translates into the protein MRTKSDDLEILLSVVDTGGFTAAAEFLDIQVARVSRAVSKVESQLGVTILNRTTRRIELTDEGRQFIDSVRVGLMHLQQAEEDIISRGELPKGRLRVDAASPFVFHQLVPLVQLFNQTFPDIELELTSNEGFVDLLEKKTDIAIRIGALSDSTLHARPLGRSLLYIVASPDYLAKRGFPSKSSDLVHHETIGFSTPKTLNDWPLKGFVRLTPTLLSSNGETIRQLALMGNGIACLSGFMVKNDIAEGRLIPLLENERMGNSDREQINAVYYKTSSLAKRITAFIDFIHPKLEL
- a CDS encoding metalloregulator ArsR/SmtB family transcription factor, giving the protein MKVLFLCSENSARSIMAEALLKHHGKGEFDVFSAGTEPHSVDTRALSAIEHFGLSTDNLHSKHLDEVARIHFDFVITLCDKAATECDNKIHANNGMAWDIPEPRSRKESNPFEKTLQEINERIKMFLLIQEKQKPEPITPTTFYKALADDIRLKTLLIIAVEKEACVCELMAALNEESQPKVSRHLAQLRKNGILSDRKHQQWVFYSINPTLSEWMKKVITSTVVNDPAFIEQELARLNAMGDRPTRVASCCN
- the arsB gene encoding ACR3 family arsenite efflux transporter: MGIFERYLSLWVAISIAAGMAIGVVYPPLFAIIAKLEVAHVNVIVAVFIWVMIYPMMVQVDFSTIKEVGKNPKGLVLTLMINWLIKPFSMAALGWLFFEGLFADFVSPETAQEYIAGMILLGVAPCTAMVFVWSQLTKGDANYTLVQVSVNDIIMIFAFAPITGLLLGVNDISVPWGTLFISVILYVLLPLIAGVLTRRYLNHSGRNEAVITDLLVKIKPFSIIGLLATVMLLFGFQANTIIEQPFNIVLIAIPLILQTYGIFIITYFIAIKIKLKHNIAAPACLIGTSNFFELAVAVAISLFGLHSGAALATVVGVLVEVPVMLSLVAIVNRTKHWFNE
- a CDS encoding ArsJ-associated glyceraldehyde-3-phosphate dehydrogenase, with product MSIKIGINGFGRMGRLTLRAAFGWQGIEFVQINDPAGNAETLAHLLKYDSVHGIWPHDVSHHDSDIIINNHAICVTQNKAISETDWSNCDVVIEASGKMKKVELLQAYLDQGVKKVVVTAPVKEEGVLNVVMGVNDHLYDVDQHSIVTAASCTTNCLAPVVKVLQDKIGIKHGSMTTIHDITNTQTILDAPHKDLRRARACGMSLIPTTTGSATAITHIFPELKGKLNGHAVRVPLANASLTDCVFEVERPTTEAEINTWMKEAAEGSLKGIIGYEEKPLVSIDYKTDSRSSVIDALSTMVINGTQVKLYTWYDNEWGYANRTAELARKVGLSIKG
- a CDS encoding zinc-dependent alcohol dehydrogenase family protein, with the translated sequence MKAMIINEFGSSSVFKAAEINRPEVKAGHILVSVAATSVNTVDMMIRQMGEELGPLSPALPGVLGMDFAGTIEAVGENVTGFAVGDEVYGCAGGLADLQGALAEYILADAKLVAHKPKSLSMREAAAIPLVGITAYEGLVRAGISQDQNVLVHGGAGGVGHIALQLANYFGANVYATGGGEKQAKLIESLGATAINYKTETVSDYVSKHTQGAGFDVVYDSIGGANLIKSFDAAALNGQVATTVSMAEIDLTTAHFKGLSLHVVFMLIPMLHNHKREQHGEILAKLADIVDAGKLVPVVDEEHFNLEEIGKAHDRLASGQGMGKVVVTL